One genomic segment of Hordeum vulgare subsp. vulgare chromosome 2H, MorexV3_pseudomolecules_assembly, whole genome shotgun sequence includes these proteins:
- the LOC123426443 gene encoding 50S ribosomal protein L27-like codes for MAFSSVFRRVNIKELISNVPVYTSSTETSGGMSLVLRRWATKKTAGSTKNGRDSNPKYLGVKKFGGEKVEPGNIIVRQRGTRFHPGNYVGMGKDHTIFSLKEGHVRFERNKLTGRKWIHVEPVAGHTLHPVYADGSATAADMELL; via the exons ATGGCCTTCTCATCAGTTTTTAggagagtaaacatcaaagaatTGATCTCAAATGTTCCGGTGTACACTAGCTCAACAG AGACATCTGGGGGAATGAGCTTGGTTTTGAGGCGTTGGGCTACAAAAAAGACTGCTGGGTCAACAAAAAATGGCCGCGACTCTAACCCCAAGTATCTGGGTGTTaagaaatttggtggagag AAAGTGGAACCAGGAAACATCATCGTACGACAAAGAGGAACCCGCTTCCATCCTGGGAACTATGTTGGCATGGGGAAGGATCACACTATCTTCTCTCTGAAGGAAGGCCATGTACGGTTTGAGCGGAATAAGCTGACTGGCAGGAAATGGATTCATGTTGAACCTGTAGCTGGGCACACTCTCCACCCTGTTTACGCCGATGGTTCAGCCACTGCAGCTGACATGGAGCTACTGTAG
- the LOC123426442 gene encoding serine carboxypeptidase 1-like produces the protein MASWPSLALLLALVLPLIPLAVAAPEKHLVTHLPGFDGALPSKHYAGYITVDERHGRRLFYYLVLSERDPAADPVVLWLNGGPGCSSFDGFVYENGPFNFEHGSTPGGLPKLQLNPYSWSKVSSMMYLDSPAGVGMSYSLNKSDYTTGDLKTAADAHTFLLKWFELYPEFQSNPFYISGESYAGIYIPTLVDEVVKGTQKALKPRINLKGYLIGNGATDADYDLNSFVPFAHGMGLISTDLFEDVSAACHGTFWGEVDDACQEKIDRVRWELKDLNKYNILAPCYHHPEAQETVFVNSSLPSSFRKLGETERPFPVRKRMAGLSWPLGLPVSRGRVTLWPELGGRSLPCTSDELATIWLDDEDVRAAIHAKPKSLIGSWELNTARIDYTHDTGSMVEYHKRFTAMEYRVLIYSGDHDLCIPFTGTEAWVRSLGYRVVDSWRPWHFGGQVAGYTQGYDRNLTFLTIKGSGHTVPEYKPKESLAFYTHWLFGEKI, from the exons ATGGCGTCCTGGCCCTCTCTcgccctcctcctcgctctcgTGCTGCCCCTCATCCCTCTCGCCGTCGCGGCCCCGGAGAAGCACCTCGTCACCCACCTCCCGGGCTTCGACGGCGCCCTCCCGTCCAAACATTACGCCGGGTACATAACCGTGGACGAGAGGCATGGCAGGAGGCTGTTCTACTACCTGGTGCTGTCGGAGCGTGATCCGGCCGCCGACCCCGTCGTGCTCTGGCTCAACGGCGGCCCCGGCTGCTCCAGCTTCGACGGATTCGTCTACGAGAATG GCCCCTTCAACTTTGAGCATGGAAGCACCCCCGGAGGACTGCCCAAGCTGCAGCTCAATCCCTATAGTTGGTCAAAG GTTTCAAGCATGATGTACCTGGACTCCCCTGCCGGTGTTGGGATGTCATATTCATTGAACAAATCGGATTACACAACAGGTGATCTGAAAACCGCAGCCGATGCGCATACCTTCCTTTTGAAG TGGTTCGAGTTATACCCAGAGTTTCAGTCGAACCCATTCTACATTTCCGGAGAGTCATACGCAGGGATATACATTCCTACGCTTGTTGATGAAGTTGTTAAAG GGACACAGAAGGCTCTGAAGCCAAGAATCAATTTGAAG GGCTATCTAATTGGTAATGGAGCAACTGACGCAGACTACGATTTAAACTCTTTTGTGCCGTTTGCACATGGGATGGGTCTCATATCAACCGACTTGTTTGAG GATGTCAGTGCTGCTTGCCATGGCACATTCTGGGGAGAAGTTGATGATGCATGCCAAGAAAAGATAGATCGAGTCCGTTGG GAACTGAAAGACCTGAACAAGTACAATATTCTTGCACCATGCTACCACCACCCTGAAGCCCAAGAGACAGTGTTCGTGAACAGCAGCTTACCATCAAGCTTCAGAAAGCTAGGTGAAACAGAGAGGCCTTTCCCAGTGAGGAAGAGGATGGCGGGGCTTTCATGGCCTCTCGGTCTTCCTGTGAGCAGAGGACGTGTCACCTTGTGGCCCGAGCTTGGCGGTAGATCACTTCCATGCACG AGTGATGAACTTGCCACTATATGGCTGGATGATGAAGATGTAAGAGCTGCCATTCACGCCAAACCG AAAAGCTTAATTGGATCATGGGAATTGAACACTGCAAGAATAGACTACACTCATGATACAGGCAGCATGGTGGAGTACCACAAAAGATTCACAGCTATGGAATATCGCGTACTTATTTACAG TGGAGATCATGATCTTTGTATCCCTTTCACTGGAACGGAGGCATGGGTCAGATCATTAGGCTACCGAGTTGTCGATTCATGGCGACCATGGCACTTTGGGGGGCAAGTTGCTGG ATATACACAAGGCTATGATCGCAATCTCACCTTCCTCACCATAAAG GGATCTGGCCACACTGTTCCTGAGTACAAGCCCAAAGAATCGCTGGCATTCTACACCCACTGGCTGTTTGGAGAAAAGATCTAA